From a single Candoia aspera isolate rCanAsp1 chromosome 2, rCanAsp1.hap2, whole genome shotgun sequence genomic region:
- the NOTUM gene encoding palmitoleoyl-protein carboxylesterase NOTUM gives MGRGTVQMLLLLGLLHWGPGGEGRKSWRRRGPQQQPAAAARERSEAAGQPVESFPLDFTAVEGNMDSFMAQIKSLAQSLYPCSAQNLHQELRLQLLLNSSVTCNDGSPAGYYLKESKGSRRWLLFLEGGWYCFSRENCNTRYETMRRLMSSKEWPITRTGTGILSSQPEENPHWWNANMVFIPYCSSDVWSGASAKTEKNEFVFMGALIIQEVVKELLGKGLGNAKVLLLAGSSAGGTGVLLNVDRVAEQLEELGYPGIQVRGLADSGWFLDNKQYRRTDCIDTITCAPTEAIRRGIRYWHGLVPERCKMQFREGEEWNCFFGYKIYPTLRCPVFVVQWLFDEAQLTVDNVHLTGQPVQEGQWLYIQNLGRELRNTLKDVTASFAPACLSHEIITRNHWTDIQVKGTFLPRALHCWDRSLHDSSKNGKAPLKGCPVHLIDSCPWPHCNPSCPTIRDQYTGQEMNVIQFLMHMGFDVQKMAQQQGLEPSKLLGMLSSGS, from the exons ATGGGCAGAGGGACAGTGCAAATGTTGCTACTCTTGGGGCTCCTGCACTGGGGCCCTGGCGGGGAGGGCAGGAAGAGCTGGAGGCGGCGTGGACCGCAGCAGCAACCCGCCGCGGCCGCCCGAGAGCGAAGCGAAGCGGCTGGGCAGCCGGTGGAGAGCTTCCCATTGGATTTTACAGCCGTAGAGGGTAACATGGACAGCTTCATGGCTCAGATCAAGAGCCTGGCGCAGTCGCTGTACCCCTGTTCCGCGCAGAATCTGCACCAGGAGCTGAGGCTTCAGTTGCTTCTGAACAGTTCGGTCACCTGCAACGACGGCAGTCCCGCCGG ctaCTACCTCAAAGAATCGAAGGGCAGCAGAAGGTGGCTTCTATTCCTGGAAG GAGGCTGGTATTGCTTCAGCAGAGAGAATTGCAACACTCGTTATGAAACAATGAGGAGATTAATGAGCTCCAAGGAGTGGCCCATTACCAGAACTG GAACAGGCATTTTGTCATCACAACCAGAAGAAAATCCACACTGGTGGAATGCAAATATGGT TTTCATCCCATATTGCTCAAGTGATGTCTGGAGTGGAGCCTCTGCCAAAACTGAGAAAA ATGAATTTGTCTTCATGGGTGCTCTCATCATACAAGAGGTTGTAAAGGAATTATTGGGGAAAGGCCTTGGAAATGCCAAGGTATTGCTGTTGGCAGGAAGCAG CGCCGGTGGAACAGGCGTCCTCCTGAATGTGGATCGAGTGGCTGAACAGCTGGAAGAGCTGGGATATCCTGGGATTCAGGTCCGTGGCCTTGCAGACTCTGGCTGGTTCTTGGATAATAAACAATATCGTAGAACAGACTGCATTGATACCATAACCTGCGCCCCCACAGAAGCCATCAGGAGAGGAATTAG ATATTGGCATGGACTTGTTCCTGAACGCTGCAAAATGCAGTttagagaaggagaagaatggaatTGTTTCTTTGGCTATAAAATTTATCCCACTCTCCGAT GTCCTGTTTTTGTGGTGCAGTGGCTGTTCGATGAAGCTCAGCTCACTGTGGACAACGTACATTTGACTGGCCAGCCTGTACAGGAAGGACAGTGGCTTTATATCCAGAACCTGGGCCGTGAGTTGAGGAATACTCTCAAGGATGTGAC AGCCAGCTTTGCTCCAGCTTGTTTGTCTCATGAGATCATTACACGCAA CCATTGGACAGACATCCAAGTGAAAGGGACCTTTTTGCCCCGAGCTCTGCACTGCTGGGATCGCAGTCTGCATGACAGCAGCAAGAATGGGAAAGCCCCATTGAAAGGCTGCCCAGTCCATCTGATTGACAGCTGCCCTTGGCCACATTGCAACCCATCATGCCCTACCATCCGGGACCAATACACCGGCCAAGAGATGAATGTGATCCAGTTTCTCATGCATATGGGTTTTGATGTGCAGAAGATGGCCCAGCAGCAGGGACTAGAGCCAAGTAAACTTCTAGGGATGCTGAGCAGTGGGAGCTAG